In one window of Malassezia japonica chromosome 9, complete sequence DNA:
- the YEA4 gene encoding golgi uridine diphosphate-N- acetylglucosamine transporter (EggNog:ENOG503NUDG; COG:G; TransMembrane:10 (i21-43o55-76i97-119o125-143i150-171o183-203i215-233o265-283i295-315o321-342i)) encodes MASARSQGAQRGLTLDVVQAVVGEFGFILALIFGGCCSNAWALELTTKQLPASGTLLTLVQFIATAFVALLGQLEWRRVYGMEMLVIKKPGVPLRRWLVQVLLYFTTSLLNNTAFAYSIPMSVHIVFRSGGMVVNMLLGYLIDKKRYAPLQVLSVALVTAGVVVATLSASHPSHASHASAEDYGFGVLLLSLALLSSGIMGIFQERTYAIYGREHWHEALLYSHLFSLPLFLLHTRSLSEQVRAANATRPQWIGLQAWGMHIPSYYVVLALNVLTQLLCVNGVNRLTSRVTSLSVSLVLVVRKAASLVVSVVLLNGHTGNVALWGGAAAVMIGTVGYTYGGLQRPPKIRAKAQ; translated from the coding sequence atggcgagcgcacggagccaaggcgcgcagcgcgggctGACGCTGGACGTGGTCCAAGCGGTGGTCGGCGAGTTTGGGTTCATTCTTGCGCTGATCTTTGGCGGGTGCTGCTCGAATGCGtgggcgctcgagctgacCACGAAGCAGCTCCCTGCGTCAGGAACGCTGCTGACGCTCGTGCAGTTCATTGCCACTGCgttcgtcgcgctcctcggccagcTCGAGTGGCGGCGTGTGTATGGCATGGAGATGCTTGTGATCAAGAAgccgggcgtgccgctgcggcgaTGGCTCGTACAGGTCCTGCTGTACTTTACGACGAGTCTGCTGAACAACACGGCGTTTGCCTATAGCATCCCCATGTCGGTCCACATTGTGTTTCGCAGCGGGGGGATGGTCGTCAACATGCTGCTTGGATACCTGATCGACAAGAAGCGGTACGCACCGCTGCAGGTGCTCAGCGTCGCACTCGtcacggccggcgtcgtggtcgcgacgctctcggCCTCGCATCCTTCGCACGCCTCGCACGCGTCGGCAGAAGACTACGGCTTTGGCGTGCTCCTGCTcagcctcgcgctcctctcgTCCGGGATCATGGGCATCTTTCAGGAGCGCACCTATGCGATCTACGGGCGCGAGCACtggcacgaggcgctgctctaCTCGCACCTCTTTTCCTTGCCGCTCTTTTTGCTGCACACGCGCAGCCTGTcggagcaggtgcgcgcggcgaatGCGACGCGGCCACAGTGGATCGGCCTGCAGGCGTGGGGCATGCACATTCCGTCGTACTAtgtcgtgctcgcgctcaaCGTCCTCACGCAGCTATTGTGTGTCAACGGAGTGAACCGGctcacgtcgcgcgtcaCGAGCCTCAGCGTGTCGCTCGTGCtggtcgtgcgcaaggccgcGAGTCTGGTCGTCTCGGTCGTGCTCCTGAACGGGCACACCGGCAATGTAGCACTAtggggcggcgcggcagccgTCATGATCGGTACCGTTGGGTATACATACGGCGGGCTGCAGCGACCCCCCAAAATccgcgccaaggcgcagtAA
- the ARE2 gene encoding sterol O-acyltransferase (EggNog:ENOG503NXII; COG:I; TransMembrane:10 (i95-115o135-155i167-188o200-222i428-448o460-480i518-537o543-561i568-585o597-616i)): MEERGAPRIVAPKATREHTPLPEIRATDAEGHAREPATGHSLPVRDVPSEKSRKSPLARVGRQGKKMLRKVTHVPRLSLLDRTNTSSAQDPFRGFYILFWIFTALLVLNAFMASFQSTGQVLSMTFATLMSRDAGILAVSDGVLVLSTFLSVAFIKVLHRFRLPYAGGIYALQLLWYVGLLYGVIEWIQVREWPWVQSGFFVLHSLVMIMKVHSYLSVNGIMSDTFIKMTRLEKELDKKLTELYQCDIDQAWKRAVAATGVRPTATLAAVLDDNTPTEDPFGVWASRTMQASSSMVRAQAVLPKLHSYLPRAMSPMPEHRRLVGALDSDTLSDHPKKEEVKLEDCDLRDPHPFAWHPDATVRDLAMQIGHQREKLYAEPDGIQDLGPMWPANVTVANFWDFQLVPTLVYQLQYPRTERVRPLYVLERILATFGTFLVVYVIMVNWIMPVTLTPVTNLLEVFVRLAMPMMLCYLLIFYLMFECVCNGFAELTRFADREFYQDWWNSASMDEFARKWNRPVHHFLLQHVYVSMIFNWGLSKHTASLVTFFLSSVLHELVMIIVSGKLRGYLFFAQMSQYPLILLAQTPLIKNNRSLGNLIFWVGLMIGFPLLNIAYLVY, from the exons ATGGAAGAGcgtggagcgccgcggatTGTCGCGCCTAaagcgacgcgcgagcacACACCGCTGCCCGAGATCCGGGCTACCGATGCAGAGGGTCACGCAAGAGAGCCCGCGACAGGTCATAGCCTGcccgtgcgcgacgtgccgagcgagaAGAGCCGCAAGTCGCccttggcgcgcgtcggacgGCAAGGCAAAAagatgctgcgcaaggtgACGCACGTTCCTCGCCTCTCGCTGCTGGACAGGACGAAtacgagctcggcgcaggaTCC GTTCCGTGGCTTCTATATATTGTTCTGGATCTTTacggcgctgctggtgcTGAATGCGTTCATGGCCTCGTTTCAGTCGACGGGGCAGGTGCTCAGCATGACATTTGCGACACTCATGAGCCGCGACGCTGGTATCCTGGCGGtgagcgacggcgtgctcgtcctTTCTACGTTCCTGAGCGTCGCTTTTATCAAGGTGCTCCACCGCTTCCGCCTGCCGTACGCGGGCGGAATCtatgcgctgcagctcctgtGGTACGTCGGACTGCTCTATGGCGTAATTGAGTGGATCCAAGTGCG CGAATGGCCCTGGGTCCAGTCTGGCTTCTTTGTGCTGCACTCGCTCGTGATGATCATGAAGGTGCACAGCTACTTGTCGGTGAACGGCATCATGTCGGACACTTTTATCAAGATGACGCGCCTTGAAAAAGAGCTCGACAAGAAGCTTACAGAGCTGTACCAATGCGACATCGACCAGGCCTGGAAACGGGCCGTGGCTGCGACCGGGGTGCGGCCCACGGCCACGTTggccgccgtgctcgacgacaaTACGCCGACCGAGGACCCATTCGGGGTGTGGGCCTCGCGCACAATGCaggcgagcagctccatGGTGCGTGCCCAGGCCGTGCTGCCGAAACTGCACTCCTACCTACCCCGCGCAATGTCGCCCATGCCGGAGCACCGCCggctggtcggcgcgctggacTCGGACACGCTGTCGGACCACCccaagaaggaggaggTGAAGCTGGAGGACTGCGACTTGCGCGATCCCCATCCGTTTGCGTGGCACCCAGAcgcgacggtgcgcgaTCTGGCGATGCAGATTGGGCACCAGCGCGAGAAACTCTACGCCGAGCCCGACGGGATCCAGGACCTCGGCCCAATGTGGCCGGCCAACGTGACGGTGGCCAATTTTTGGGACTTTCAGCTGGTGCCGACGCTCGTGTACCAGCTGCAGTACCcccgcaccgagcgcgtgcggccgctGTACGTGCTGgagcgcatcctcgcgACCTTTGGCACGTTCCTCGTCGTGTACGTGATCATGGTCAACTGGATCATGCCCGTCACGCTCACGCCCGTCACgaacctgctcgaggtgtTTGTGCGTCTCGCGATGCCCATGATGCTATGC TACCTGCTTATCTTTTACCTGATGTTTGAGTGTGTGTGCAACGGCTTTGCGGAGCTCACGCGCTTTGCCGACCGCGAATTCTACCAGGACTGGTGGAACTCGGCGTCGATGGACGAGTTTGCGCGCAAGTGGAATCGC CCCGTTCATCACTTCCTCCTGCAGCATGTCTATGTGTCGATGATCTTCAACTGGGGCCTCTCGAAGCACACGGCATCGCTCGTGACCTTTTTCCTGAGCTCGGTGCTGCACGAACTCGTGATGATCATTGTCAGCGGAAAACTACGTGGCTATCTGTTCTTTGCTCAGATGTCACAATACCCCTTGATCCTCCTTGCTCAGACCCCACTGATCAAAAACAATCGCTCGCTGGGCAACCTGATTTTCTGGGTGGGCCTCATGATCGGCTTTCCCCTGCTCAACATCGCCTACCTCGTCTACTAG
- a CDS encoding uncharacterized protein (BUSCO:EOG09263C4C; COG:A; EggNog:ENOG503NY27): protein MSLVEQQRGAFAELGKGLEKSVKDVVPQIEKLQKASEDNDLEFPDGLSLLTVKVDALLAYMHHMALLCAHRASGKSLGDAAGEAYVRGLVSLRLMLEKMRPMETRIKYQIEKLMRAASTAEQAPAAAEGEEEIDPLAFRPNPAALASAKPQAAEDEEEESGAYRPPKVAPVLFDPDARPSRKDRNRERQPSRNAALLADLSAGMSANPYETTTAGVGSGGALGTAGSSRARALKRMEEFEEDNYKRLSMSKKDAKRRRRDEQDVALGGLGLSAKGDRIGGGVEEEFGDLLRGSARDARRGSGAYDVLQQRSKRPSTLARAQSKGGARDGDVVAGSASSHKFKKAMRSQRKKSRA, encoded by the coding sequence ATGAGTCTCGtggagcagcagcgtgGCGCGTTTGCCGAGCTGGGCAAGGGGCTCGAGAAGAGCGTAAAGGATGTCGTGCCCCAGATAGAGAAGCTCCAGAAGGCTTCTGAAGATAACGACCTCGAATTTCCCGACGGTCTTTCGCTGCTCACCGTCAAGGTCGATGCACTGCTCGCCTACATGCACCACATGGCGCTCCTCTGTGCCCACCGCGCCTCTGGCAAGTCGCTGGGCGATGCAGCGGGCGAGGCGTATGTCCGCGGCCTCGTATCGCTGCGTCTCATGCTTGAAAAGATGCGCCCGATGGAGACGCGCATCAAGTACCAAATCGAAAAGCTGATGCGtgccgcgtcgaccgccgagcaggcgccggccgcggccgagggcgaggaggaaATCGACCCGCTGGCCTTCCGCCCGAACCCCGCGGCACTCGCCTCGGCCAAGCcccaggcggccgaggacgaggaggaagagAGCGGCGCGTATCGCCCCCCGAAGGTCGCGCCGGTCCTCTTCGACCCTGACGCACGCCCTTCGCGCAAGGACCGCAaccgcgagcggcagccgtcgcgcaatgctgcgctccttgccgatCTGTCCGCCGGCATGTCGGCGAACCCCTACGAGACGACCACGGCCGGTGTCGGCAGTGGCGGTGCGCTTGGCACGgcgggctcgtcgcgtgcgcgtgcgctcaaGCGGATGGAAGAGTTCGAAGAGGACAACTACAAGCGTCTTTCCATGTCGAAGAAGGACGCAaagcgccgtcgccgcgacgagcaggacgttgcgctcggtggcctcggcctctcGGCCAAAGGCGACCGCATTGGCGGCGGTGTCGAGGAAGAGTTTGGCGATTTGCTGCGTggcagcgcgcgcgatgcgcgccgcggcagtGGCGCGTACGatgtgctgcagcagcgctcCAAGCGCCCCTCGACCCTCGCACGCGCCCAGAGCaaaggcggcgcgcgcgatggCGACGTGGTTGCCGGCTCTGCGTCCTCGCACAAGTTCAAAAAGGCCATGCGCTCGCAGCGGAAAAAGTCGCGTGCGTAG